The genomic interval ctgacagtgtatataaattaaatctatataacaatatatttaaatatatcaaaagttATTGTAAATTGATATgcttaaattacatttttttttttttacaagaaaaagatTATAACATTTTATGTATAATAATGTGTACATTACAATGAAGTATATCAACCAATAAGTGGAAACGAGCTAGAGATGTGATTGCTTTAGCAAGCAAGATAGAAATATCCATATTGTTAAATTGAACGTTTTATCTtggatttgaatttgaaaattcgCAATTGTAAAAGTTAATTTTAGTGATATTTTCCATATAttttaagaagaagaaaaaaataagtattcCATACAGATAAGTATTTGCACATAGACCTTTATCTTTTGGAGGGACTTATTCAGAAAATATATATACGTGGATGGTGGTCCCTGCACGCAGCagaatcaaaaataaataatcatatgCGAGCAAATTAACACCATTGCTCATATATTGCCAGGAGGAGAAGATAATACATAATCATATGCCAGTAAAGTTTTTCCAATTAAGGCTTTGTGTGAAACTCCGCCACTGATGAATCATGATATGTCTACAACTATTTCTGCCAACTTTTTTATTGTGACTGTGTAAATATAACTGCACATAATACTTAATTCATAAAGTTATTTGACATGTGGAAAAATAAGAACCGTGAAAAATTAACTTCACTCTCAATATGTAATACTAGTCAATCAAATCAGATACAtctgtcaaaagaaaaataaattttgctagaaatttaatttaatttcctgTGCTATCAACGTCTTTCTATTTTTCCTACTGAAAAAATTTACACTTCATAAATGCTGAAACACATCAAAATTAGCTTCAGTACTATGATCTTCTGACAGTGACCTTAAAGGACAGGCATTGAAATCTATTGAATTATTATGAGTCAGCAACAGTCCTTCTTGCCATGAACTTGTTTTGTTAAACTCTTCTGATTTTACTGCATTCACTTGAAACTGCAACAAAGGATCCAAATACTTGTTCTCACTTTTCCATGAAAAACCAGCTTCATTTGCTCCTTGATAAACACTCATACTTGAGCTGTTGCTTGAACTTTCATTCACCAAAAAAGCTGAGTTATTGTTGTTGTCTGAAAACTCTGAACTATCTACACAAGGCATTGAAGTAAAGAAATAGTTTGAATTGCTTCCAAATTGGTTCTGTTCAAGGCTTGTTGGTTGATAATTTCTCAAACTTAAATTATAATCAAAAGGAgcaacatccatttgaaattcAAAGTAGCATAATGGATCCAAATCCAATGCTGCTGGTTTATTCATGAGGAATTTTCTTGATGCTTCTGTTAAAGCTGCtaagtcaacaatattattatagTGATTCAAATCACTCATTAGTGAGGATTCATGCATTGTTGGTGTAGCTAAAAACCTTTGAGATTGAGACAGTGGCATTAGCATTGAtgatttttctttctcttcctTTATAAGAGATTCATAATTGAGAAAGGGCTTGTGTGTAGCTGGATCAATCCCTTGCTTCATAAGCTTTTTCTTCAAACATGAATTCcaaaagttttttatttcattatcaGTTCTCCCGGGTAATCGTGCTGCAATTTGAGCCCATCTGacattatttgaaattattaatcACCAAGTCTAGTGCAAGTGGTTGGTGTGCAGTGTGTGAGAGTGTCGCAAATATTCTCAGGTATCGAGTTCgatttctaataataatataaaaactattGTTCAGTGTATTATGATATGTTACCT from Cicer arietinum cultivar CDC Frontier isolate Library 1 chromosome 5, Cicar.CDCFrontier_v2.0, whole genome shotgun sequence carries:
- the LOC101512851 gene encoding transcription factor MYB17-like: MGRHSCCLKQKLRKGLWSPEEDEKLFNYITIFGVGSWSSVPKLAGLQRCGKSCRLRWINYLRPDLKRGMFSQQEQNLIISLHQLLGNRWAQIAARLPGRTDNEIKNFWNSCLKKKLMKQGIDPATHKPFLNYESLIKEEKEKSSMLMPLSQSQRFLATPTMHESSLMSDLNHYNNIVDLAALTEASRKFLMNKPAALDLDPLCYFEFQMDVAPFDYNLSLRNYQPTSLEQNQFGSNSNYFFTSMPCVDSSEFSDNNNNSAFLVNESSSNSSSMSVYQGANEAGFSWKSENKYLDPLLQFQVNAVKSEEFNKTSSWQEGLLLTHNNSIDFNACPLRSLSEDHSTEANFDVFQHL